Within the Thermanaeromonas toyohensis ToBE genome, the region CAATTCGCTTTCCTCAGGCTCGGGGCTATTTTCAGCGAAAGCTACTGCCTCTTCTATACGGGTTCGAGCATGAGCTTCGATGCTGTTTAGCTCTTCTGGGGTAGCATAATTCATCTCCAAAAGCTTCTGGGCTAAACGGGAGATGGGATCCTTCTTTAACCAATCTTCTTGTTCCTTGGGATCCTTGTAAACTTGAGGATCGCCTTCAAAATGCCCTCGGTGGCGCCATGTCTTAGCTTCAATCAGGCTAGGCCCCTCTCCCCGCCTAGCTCGGGCTATAGCTTCCGCTGCTGCCTCGTACACAGCCACCACGTCGTTGCCATCAATGCTTACTCCTGGTATGCCGTAGCTGGTAGCCCGATCAGCAATATCAGCTATGTTCATACTGTTACGCTGGTAGTTGGAAATACCGTACATATTATTCTCGCACACATAAACTACAGGCAGTTTCCATATAGAAGCCAGGTTTAAAGCCTCGTGGAAAGTCCCACGATTGGCCGCTCCATCCCCAAAGAAGCATACGGCTACTGCACCTTCACCCCTTACTTTACAGGCCAAAGCAGCGCCAGCAGCTATAGGCTGGCCAGCCCCAACAATGCCATTAGCGCCTAGAATACCTAGGGATACGTCAGCTATATGCATGGAGCCCCCTTTACCTTTACAATACCCTGTTTTTTTCCCAAAAAGCTCAGCCATCATGAGTTTAATATCCCCGCCCTTAGCGATGAGATGGGCATGCCCGCGGTGGGTGCTGGTTATATAATCCCTGGGTGTAAGATTAGCACATACCCCCGTAGCTACCGCTTCTTCGCCCACATATAGATGGACAAAGCCGGGGATCCGCCCCGCGGCAAAGAGCTCTGCCGCTTTAAGCTCAAATTGGCGGATCAAAACCATGGTGCGATAAAAATCAAGGAGAAGTTCCTTCTTAAGTTCCATAAATACCCTATCCCTCCTTAAAGTTGAATTCTCTGTCTTGACTCCTTTTAATTAGCAAAAAATATGCCAGCGCACCCCTTTTAAGCGCTGGCTCGCTCATCCCTTTAGTTTAGCTAAAGTTCTGGGGGATTAATAACCTATCCACTTGTTACCTGTGTTCCTCTTTTTAGCGTTAGATTTTGGAACACCCTAACGCGTCCGCAGCCCATATTTATCTAGTTTCCGGTACAAGGTGTTCCGGGCTATGCCTAAGGTCTTCGCCACTTTAGTTATATTTCCACTGTAATATTCAAGAAGGCGCCTAATCTCCTGTTTTTCCAGCTCGGCCAAAGTTGCCGGAGAAAAAGAAGAAGGTCTATCCTCTTGGGTAGTACGGGACTCCCATAAATAAGGGGGTAAATGAGAAGGTAAAAGAATATCCCCTTGCGCTAAATTTACTGCCCATTCGGCCACGTTGCGCAGCTCCCTTACATTTCCTGGCCAATCATATCTCTCTAATAAAGGCCAGATACTTGGATCTATCCGGATGGTATTTCTACCTAACTTTTGTGAAACTTGACAGACAAAATGCTCGAAGAGAAGAGGTATATCGCTTTTACGCTCGCGTAAAGGGCAAAGACGAATAATAAAGACCCCCAGGCGGAAGTAGAGATCCTCTCGAAATTTTTTCTCCTTAACTAGCTTCGATAAATCAGAGTTAGTAGCCGCAATAACCCGGACGTCTAGCGGGATCTCTTTCTGTCCCCCTAGACGTACCACCTTCTTTTCTTCTAGCACCCGTAAAAGATACACCTGCATCTCCCAAGGCATCTCGCCAATCTCATCTAAAAACAGAGTACCCCCTTGGGCTTGCTCAAATTTGCCTGGCTTACCCTCTGGCCGCGCACCAGTAAAGGCTCCACCCACATAACCAAAAAGCTCGCTACCTACTAGTTCCCGTGGTAAGGCACCGCAATTTACAGCTACAAAGGGGCCCTTACGACCGCTAGCCTCATGTATAGCCCGGGCGAACATCTCTTTCCCTGTTCCTGTTTCACCCATAATAAGCACCGGAGAATCACTGCGGGCCGCAATATAAGCCAAGCGTATGCTTTCCCGGAAATGAGGATTATGCCCTAAAATTTTCTCAAATCCTGGTAGACCGGGAGGTAGATGTATATAAAACTGCCTGTTATTAAGCAATTTAAAGGCTATCACAGCGCCTATAGTTTCATTATAATCACCAGTTATAGGGGAAAGATCCGCCCTGCAACGCAAGATCTCTTTCCTACCCTGTACAACTATTTCCTTGTCCTTTATACTTTGTCGCGCCCCTATAAGGGATAAAATTTCCTGGAAATTGTCAAATATTTCTTCCGCTTTTCGCCCCCTTAACTCTTCTGGCTTCCATCCCAAAACCTTCTCACAGGCGTAATTAGCTCTGATTAGTTTTCCCGTCCTATCTACCACTAATAGGGGTTCGCTATTATTTTCTAAAAAGTGTTTAAGAATTTGCTGGTAGGTCAGGGCTTCCTTTTGGGCCCTGCTCTGTCTTAGACTATTTTCAATAGCCATGGCTGCAGCTACCACCGTAGCTAGCGCCTGTTTATTCTCGCGGTGCCAGGGGCCAGAAATATCTATTACTCCTATAACTTGGCCTTCGGGGCTAAAAATGGGGGAACCAGCGCATGTCCAGGAATGATGGCCAGAGCAGAAATGCTCTGCTGCTGTAACCTGCAAAGCTTGGCCTAAAGCGAGGGCGGTACCTATACCATTAGTACCCACCTTATCTTCTCGCCAGCAAGCACCAGGAATAAAATTGATCTTTCGAGCCATATCTATAGTTTCCTGATAGTTCCCTAACATTTCCAATATGTATCCGTCCTCTCCTACTAAGACTACCAGGAAACCTAAGTTACCGCACAACCCTAAAAGCTTCTTCATCACCGGCCGGGCAGCCCGGATCAGCTCTTCCTGCCTTTCCTTGGCCTCTTTCAAGGCAGGACCCTCAATAATTTCCTGCCCTCGCCCATCATAAGGATTAACGCCTATATTCTTACACCTTTCCCAAGACGTAAGTATTTCTGGTCTTATAGCCTGTCCTGAAATGGTATTGGTATTAAGGTAGTTATTCCACTCTTGCCACACTTTTTGATATACTCCATAAAAATTTTCTGCCATGCACCTCGCCCCCCGCACCAATTTAATCTATTATTTCTTCACGGGGGGCGAGACTCCTTTCACCTTTGGAAAATAATTTTAAATATTCACCCCAAATACCACCGTTCGCCAGGGTCTACCTCCCTTGCAAGGTTCAAGGAAAGGTTACTTTTATGTTCACTATAGAAAACCAACAAATTTCCTATAAGCCTCCTCCCAAGCTGAAGTATCTTGGGGCTCATACACTTTAAGTTCGCAAGAATTACGCACTATCTCCCGTAGCTCGGCTAAAGAATTAACCTGTTTTAAAGCCATGGCCTGGATTAATAAATTACCCATGGCCGTAGCTTCTACTGGTCCAGCTAACACCGGACGGTTTGTGGCATCAGCTGTAAATTGGCAAAGGAGCTCATTCTTGGTACCTCCGCCTACTATATGGATAACGTGCAAGCGTTTCCTTAAAATCTCTTCTAATTTATCAAGTACCCACCTGTATTTTAAAGCCAAGCTTTCCAGGGCACACCTTATAATCTCCCCCTTGCTTTGGGGTACAGGCTGGCCTGTTTCCTGGCAGAATTTCTGGATGGCCGCTGGCATATCTTCGGGATTTAAGAAAGAAGGATGGTCAGGATCCACTAAAGAAACAAGGGGCCTAGCTTCCCGGGCCATCTGGGTTAAAGTAGTATAATCTAGAATCTCTCCCTGGCGCTCGAAAGCGCGCCGGCATTCTTGCACCAGCCATAGACCCACTACGTTCTTAAGCAGGCGGAAAGTTCCCGCCACACCGCCTTCATTGGTAAAGTTCAACCTTAAGGTATCTTGGTTAATTACCGGCTCCGGTACTTCCACCCCCACCAGGGACCAGGTTCCGGAGCTAATATACAAGTAATCCGGCATCTGGGCCGGTACAGCGGCTACAGCGCTAGCAGTATCATGACTTGCAGGAGCAATGACCGGTACTTCCCTGGCGCCTGTCTCTTTGGCCACCTGGGGAAGTAGGGTTCCCAAGATAGTACCAGGTGGGTGTATCTCAGGTAAGATAGAAGAAGGAAGTTCCAAGGAGGTCAACAATTCTCTAGCCCAATCTCCGGATCTAGGATCATACATCTGGGTAGTGGTAGCAATGGTGAACTCACTAGCCTTTTGT harbors:
- a CDS encoding thiamine pyrophosphate-dependent dehydrogenase E1 component subunit alpha — its product is MELKKELLLDFYRTMVLIRQFELKAAELFAAGRIPGFVHLYVGEEAVATGVCANLTPRDYITSTHRGHAHLIAKGGDIKLMMAELFGKKTGYCKGKGGSMHIADVSLGILGANGIVGAGQPIAAGAALACKVRGEGAVAVCFFGDGAANRGTFHEALNLASIWKLPVVYVCENNMYGISNYQRNSMNIADIADRATSYGIPGVSIDGNDVVAVYEAAAEAIARARRGEGPSLIEAKTWRHRGHFEGDPQVYKDPKEQEDWLKKDPISRLAQKLLEMNYATPEELNSIEAHARTRIEEAVAFAENSPEPEESELLEDVYA
- a CDS encoding sigma-54-dependent Fis family transcriptional regulator, with the translated sequence MAENFYGVYQKVWQEWNNYLNTNTISGQAIRPEILTSWERCKNIGVNPYDGRGQEIIEGPALKEAKERQEELIRAARPVMKKLLGLCGNLGFLVVLVGEDGYILEMLGNYQETIDMARKINFIPGACWREDKVGTNGIGTALALGQALQVTAAEHFCSGHHSWTCAGSPIFSPEGQVIGVIDISGPWHRENKQALATVVAAAMAIENSLRQSRAQKEALTYQQILKHFLENNSEPLLVVDRTGKLIRANYACEKVLGWKPEELRGRKAEEIFDNFQEILSLIGARQSIKDKEIVVQGRKEILRCRADLSPITGDYNETIGAVIAFKLLNNRQFYIHLPPGLPGFEKILGHNPHFRESIRLAYIAARSDSPVLIMGETGTGKEMFARAIHEASGRKGPFVAVNCGALPRELVGSELFGYVGGAFTGARPEGKPGKFEQAQGGTLFLDEIGEMPWEMQVYLLRVLEEKKVVRLGGQKEIPLDVRVIAATNSDLSKLVKEKKFREDLYFRLGVFIIRLCPLRERKSDIPLLFEHFVCQVSQKLGRNTIRIDPSIWPLLERYDWPGNVRELRNVAEWAVNLAQGDILLPSHLPPYLWESRTTQEDRPSSFSPATLAELEKQEIRRLLEYYSGNITKVAKTLGIARNTLYRKLDKYGLRTR
- a CDS encoding rhamnulokinase; this encodes MRFLAFDLGAESGRAIVGTLRDGRVTLDEVYRFPNEPVRVLDNLYWDALRLFHEIKKGLLLAVARYGRDIQSIGIDTWGVDFALLGEKDILLSNPYHYRDSRTQGVMEEAFKRVPQDKIFYRTGIQFMPINSLYQLLAYRLQQPSLLAQAKAFLMMPDLFNFFLTGQKASEFTIATTTQMYDPRSGDWARELLTSLELPSSILPEIHPPGTILGTLLPQVAKETGAREVPVIAPASHDTASAVAAVPAQMPDYLYISSGTWSLVGVEVPEPVINQDTLRLNFTNEGGVAGTFRLLKNVVGLWLVQECRRAFERQGEILDYTTLTQMAREARPLVSLVDPDHPSFLNPEDMPAAIQKFCQETGQPVPQSKGEIIRCALESLALKYRWVLDKLEEILRKRLHVIHIVGGGTKNELLCQFTADATNRPVLAGPVEATAMGNLLIQAMALKQVNSLAELREIVRNSCELKVYEPQDTSAWEEAYRKFVGFL